A window of Halichoerus grypus chromosome 12, mHalGry1.hap1.1, whole genome shotgun sequence contains these coding sequences:
- the LOC118532188 gene encoding anionic trypsin produces the protein MNPLLILAFVGAAVAFPTDDDDKIVGGYTCAEKSVPYQVSLNSGYHFCGGSLISDQWVVSAAHCYKSRIQVRLGEYNIDVKEGNEQFIDSSKVIRHSDYNSWTLDNDIMLIKLSSPAVLNTRVSTIPLPTACAAAGTQCLISGWGNTLSSGTNYPELLQCLDAPLLSQAQCKASYPGQITKNMVCAGFLEGGKDSCQGDSGGPVVCNGELQGIVSWGYGCAQKNKPGVYTRVCNFVRWIKQTIAANS, from the exons ATGAATCCACTTCTGATTCTTGCTTTTGTGGGAGCTGCTG TTGCTTTCCCCACTGACGACGATGACAAGATCGTCGGTGGCTACACCTGCGCGGAGAAATCCGTCCCCTACCAGGTGTCCTTGAACTCGGGCTACCACTTCTGCGGCGGCTCCCTCATCAGTGACCAGTGGGTGGTGTCCGCAGCTCACTGCTACAAGTC CCGCATCCAAGTGAGGCTCGGAGAGTACAACATCGATGTCAAGGAGGGGAATGAGCAGTTCATCGACTCGTCCAAAGTCATCCGCCACTCCGACTATAACAGCTGGACCCTGGACAATGACATCATGCTCATCAAGCTCTCCTCGCCTGCCGTCCTCAATACGCGGGTGTCCACCATACCTCTGCCCACTGCCTGTGCGGCTGCTGGCACCCAGTGCCTCATCTCCGGCTGGGGTAACACCCTGAGCTCTGGCA CCAACTACCCTGAACTGCTGCAATGCCTGGACGCCCCGCTGCTGAGTCAGGCCCAGTGCAAAGCCTCCTACCCCGGCCAGATCACAAAGAACATGGTGTGCGCCGGCTTCCTCGAGGGAGGCAAGGACTCCTGCCAG GGTGACTCTGGTGGCCCTGTGGTCTGCAATGGAGAGCTCCAGGGAATTGTGTCCTGGGGCTATGGCTGCGCCCAGAAGAATAAGCCTGGAGTCTACACCAGGGTGTGCAACTTTGTACGCTGGATTAAGCAGACCATAGCTGCCAACAGCTAA